The Daphnia carinata strain CSIRO-1 chromosome 1, CSIRO_AGI_Dcar_HiC_V3, whole genome shotgun sequence sequence taatagggaaaaaaaaaaagaaggcgttTGATCCAGAACGCGTGTGTTACATTTCGAACGCCCTGTCTGCCAAAAGAAGAgtgaaataatgaaaaaaaaaaaaaaaaaaaaaaatggttcaacaaaagaataatttttttttttttttttttttttatttggccaGGAGCCGCCCGtctcttttattttgctttcccTTATGCGcgataaaaacgaaaacctTTGCCctgcttttattatttttgttacacGTAGAAAGagatgcacacacacacacacacacacacacacacgtcacTCTTAAACAATGGCTGCGTCGACATCAAGTTGCACGTTCTCCTTTTCAATAATGATGTTGTAAAAAATAGACGCGCTCCTGTCGATCATTGCGTTACGGATACGCCTCCCGCAGCGTTtgttgttggaaaaaaaaaaaaaaaaaaaaaattgaatatctTGGGGTCTGCATTAcataatgtattttttatttttttttattttttttttccctttttgtaaacgtacacacacacacacacacacagaaaaataaaataaaagaattggTGTAACGTAAGAGAAGAAGAACGTCGACGTAGTTTTGCGAGTGCACTCAAGTCAAACGAGTTCGGGGGCTGGCctcttttttgtatgtgtgtgaaATGGCGTCGAACGAACGCCCTGCAAAGTTTCGATACGTATCCGGAAACAGGCTGTGTTTAAACTTTGCGGACATTTTGAAACGTCGCCGCCCCATTCGCACGAAACctccttctcttttcttaattaaaaagaaaagaatgaaaaaaaaaacaaacaaaaaaactggttttaaTTCTCTTTACGACTATgcaaaaaaagacaatgacgacatttttcttgttaaaatttcgaaacgCGTTTTGATTGGAAAGCCTTACGGCACTGAGCGGGCCAACGCCCCGATTGACAGACGCACGAAACGTTTCCTTCCTTGCCACAGGGCGCCACTTGATGTTGTTGTCTAGAAAGCTGTCTaatataattttgtttttgtttttgtttcccctgcgcttggtttttttttttttttttttgtgcgtgtaaATGTTTTATCAAGGACTTTTCCTTGGTTCAGTTTTTGTTCTCATACGAGTTAACACTCGGAGGCAAATGGCAGGTGATCGAACGATCGCATAGACCGGCTCATTACTTGCTGCCAtgctgcccccccccccccaaaactTCTATTGTCTGTTATTTTCGAAACGATTCACGATCACGTACATCACCCCCACTCGCAACacgcataagaaaaaaaaagggaaggccAGGTGGGGTAGCACCACCCGTCGAAGCAGTCGCCATCTAACAAGCACCCGGGGTATGTCCGTTGCGGGACGTCGACTATGACCGTCACGCTAGAGCctcgttttctaattttttttttttttttattttttactgtgggggggggggatagaaaaaaataaaataaaaataaagccgCCCAGGAAATGCTTCCCTCTTTGCCCTGTTCTACCTAcaacctcatttttttttttttttttgaaacttgaaaaatagaaatcataataataacacGCGAAGGGAAAGGGGGGAAACAGGAACCAAATGGTCCggaacttgtttttttttttgttggtgttATTTTGTAACGGGGTCGTTGCTTCGTGATGGCTtctcttatgtttttttttttttttttttgttgttgttgtttttattattatcatttttatctttactctttttttttgttttttggctgGCGCCGTGGAACGGAGGTAGTTGATCCAATTAGGATTAAAGTTCTTCCCTTTTAGTTTTTGCAGTTGCTCCATCGCAGTTGTCCCAACATTGCATCACGAACGTTTGTGCAACTGGGGCAATAGAGAAcaacaaaagtttttctttttctcgattacttctaaaaaaaaacaaaaaaaaaacagcaaattaAAACGATGTCGTGGATGATCGTCAAATAAATCAAACGGGCCAGGGCGAGTGCTGTTGCCACACGCGAGCGCCTGTGTTACGTCACGCCGTTTCCCACTATCGTTTCACCTTGGAGCGTAATGAGTTGTGACGATGCGCTATTTtcgctactttttttttacgacttgaaaaaaaaaaaaaaaaaaaaaaaatctaataatcAAATTTTGAACAcgcgaacccccccccccccccccccccccccccgaaaaaaattgCCTGAACGCCTTGGCTTCTATGTCAATTTTTTAACCGAATTTCTTCGGTCCGTGTTGTTACAGGTACGAAATGTCACAAGACCTACTGGATAAGCAGATTGAACTGTTGGAACGGAAGTACGGCGGTCGGGGACGGGCCAATAATGCGGCGCGCATCATTCAGCGAGCCTTCCGTCACTATTCGATGCGACGGAAATTCGCCACCATCACGGCGATGGCCAAAGCGGACCAGAGGCGACTCAGCCGCCGACTTCACAGTGAGCTGGTCGATTCGGCCTGGTCGTGCCCGAGCAACGGCCACGACGCCTCCAACGATCCTATGTCATCTGCTTCGATGGCAGCCGCCGCCTCATCGGCAATGACGTCGACGGCGGCCGATGATTCGGTGGCGCGGGCCGAATACGTGATCCGTACCAATTTCGCCGCTCTGGTTCGCGAACTGAACGAAGAAGGCGTGCGCAGTTCCAGCCGTTCGGTGGCAGCTGCCCGGCatcaccagcagcagcagcagcaggtgCGGATGTCCCCCCAACATCATCAGCACTTCtaccaccaccatcatcatcatcaccagcATTTCTACCATCATCAGCACAGTCATCATCAGAATCATTCGAGCGCCGGTCATGCGTATCAGTATCAGCACTCGTTCGACTTGAGCCAGTACCATCACGCTCATTTCCAGGGAGCCAGTTCGCCTCCGCCGTCGGCCGTGCTGACCAATGGTGTTGCCGCTGCTGGCCCAGTTCCGTCAGTGAGTCACTCGCCGTACGGCAgccaccaccatcaccaccaccatcataaccatcatcaacaacaacaacaacaacaacaacaacaccaccACAACCACAGCAGCCACAACAACAATAGCAACAATAACCACAGTCAGggtcagcagcagcagctggcCAATGCGCAGCAGCACGGAGAATTCCGGCGTAGCGACAGCAAGTCGTCGACGGGGCCGGCCAGCGCCAGCAAGCGGGTGCCGCCCGAAGTGCCGCGGCGCACCAGCTCGGCCTTGTCGACGAAATCGCCGCTGGCGCCGGCCTCTCAAGGCTCCCTGGCGCACGACTCGCACCATCCGAGGCAGCAGCCGCAGCAGCGCTCGCAGACGCCCGGATTGCCGGATGGCGCTCGCCCTTACCCGCCCACGGTCGAACTGGCGGCGTCCTCCGCCGCCGCCGGTTCGAGTGAAAGGCGGACGTCCAACCTGTCGGCGGAGCACAGCACCAGCGAGGACTCGTTGGAAGGCGCCGGCTACAGCAACATTTTCTGGAGCGAGAATGGCGGGACGGGCCATCATAATCACGCGGCCACGTCGGCGTCGTCTCACGCCCACTCGTCGCCCGTGCCTTTCCCCACGGCGCCGTACGATCGGCTCAATGCCGGTCCGACGCCGCAGGCCGTCGCCACACCGGCCTCGGCTGCGTCTAGCCAACCGACGACTCCGGCCCAGGCCAAAGTGCTGGAGAGCATCCGCAAGCGTCAGTACCGCGTCGGCCTCAATCTCTTCAATAAGAAGCCGGAGCGAGGCGTCGCCTATTTAACGCAAAAGGGATTCCTCGAAGCCAGTCCGCGGGCCGTGGCGAAATTCTTCATCTCGCGCAAGGGCGTCAGCAAGCAGATGATTGGCGAGTACCTGGGCAATTTGCAGAATCCCTTCAATATGGCGGCCCTGGATTTCTTCATCGAGGAACTCGATTTCGCCGGTCTGGACATTGACGTCGCCCTCAGACGCTTCCAGACGTATTTCCGTATGCCGGGCGAAgcccaaaaaattgaaagattaATGGAAGTCTTTGGCCAGCGTTACTGCCAGTGCAACCCGCAAGTCGTCGCCCGCCTACGTAATCCCGACACGGTCTTTATCCTCGCCTTTGCCGTCATCATGCTCAACACTGACCTCCACACTCCCAGCATTAAAGGTAAACACGCCCACCTTtcaatttgtttcttctttttttttttttttttttcccatttgaaaTTTGATGTGGACGAAgttgaagggggggggggggggggggagcgaccaaggccaacaaaaaaatgaattttgtttttcattttttatttattttatttatttattttttttatttttttatttttttatttttgcctcaGCCGATAAGCGGATGAAGTTGGAGGATTTTATCAAGAACTTGAGAGGGATCGATGACGGTGCCAATGTCGACCAGGACGTGCTGGTCGGCATCTATGAACGGGTGAAAGCGACCGAGTTCAAACCGGGCGCCGATCATGTGACTCAGGTGCTGAAAGTGCAACAGAGCATCGTCGGCAAGAAACCCAATTTAGTGCTACCTCATCGGCGGCTCGTCTGCTACTGTCGCCTCTACGAAGTGGCCGACGCCGGACGACGGGAGCGCCCAGGCCTCCACCAGCGCGAAGTCTTTCTCTTCAACGACATCCTCGTCGTCACGAAAATCTttagcaaaaagaagaacggcGTCACCTATTCGTTCCGCCAGAGTTTCCAATTGGCCGGCCTCAACGTGTCCTACTTTGAATCCCATCGTgagtcaactttttttttttttttttttttttctgtccagtcACACACCGGGTCCGGTTGGTTGAAACTggggttttaatttttttttttttttttttttttttttttatgtattacCTTGtggtttattttatatttttcctgTTCTAAATTGTGTATTAGATTACCCGTTTGGAATACGGTTATCGCAACGGGTGGACGGGCGCACGCTCATCATGTTTAATGCCCGTAACGACCATGACCGCGCTAAATTTTGCGAGGATCTTCGTGAGGCCATTTTGGAAATGGACGAGATGGAGAATTTACGCATCGAAGGCGAACTGGACAAGCAGCGATCGGCGGCCAGGATCAGCCGAGCGCCGACGACGCCGACCTCGCACCAGCCGCCGACTGCGACTTTGCTGGCGGCCAACGGCGTGGGCGGTGCCAACACGTCGCTCTTGGCATCGGGCAGGGACAATCGGGACAGCGGAGTGGCCGACATGGATCACAACGGCTCCGTCACGACGCTGGAAGAGACTTGCACGCCCATCGCGCGGCGGACGAGTAACGGCGTCGGCCACCAGCGTTCGGTGGTCATCCGGGACGCGACCGGCCGCAGCGAAGCGACGCTGAAGCGGACGACGTTGAGCAACTCGTTGCTGGACATTCACGATCCGGCCGAGCGCTATCAGCGCCGGGGCAGCGTCGGCTCGCTCGACTCTGGCATGTCCATTTCGTTCCAGTCGTCGACGACCAACAGCACGATGAGCCGCGATTCGTCGCCCAAGAATCTGCAGCATCAGCAACCGCCCGTCTCTGCCGCCACGGGCAAAGTTCGAGGACTCCAGCACCAGTCTTCCTTCTTGGGAAACATCTTCCACAAGGCGCGCGAGCGCAAAAATTCTCGCGGATCCGATTGCGCCAACGCTGCAGCGGCACCAACCGCCGTCAATGTCAACGTGACGGTCGTGACTGGAACGCCGGCCAAACAGCCACCGCCTGCCAACGGCAGTTATCCGACGCCTCACTGCACCGAcgtctaaatttttttttattttttggttttttttttttttcttgaaagaaaCGGACGGAATCATCAGCTGTTCctcatcttgttttcttctcttcacGCTGTCTGTCCTGTTCCTTGTGAAAGGCTttttgtcatcatcatcatcatcatcatcatcaattttttttttcttattatattttcttcttccttcttcttctttcaaaagcaaaaaaaaaaaacaaaaacaaaaattatgttGTAGATTAAAGAATTACGCTGTTTCTTTCAGTTTGTTCaatcctccttttctttttcttactcTCTTTATTCGagccaacaaacaaaagaaatgctttaTCCGATGAATTCCTGcccctccgaaaaaaaaaaaaaaaccctcccCGACATCCCAGCAGCGGCTTCTTGTCACAAAAGATTGCTCggcatgtttttgttttgttttttttttgcgtcggAACTAGTCACAACGgggagagagagcgagagagagagagacagagagcgCAAACGgggcgaaagaaaaaccaaacaaaaaaaacaaaacaaaacaaaatcaaatgttaACCAAAAGATGATGTAAACCACataacatacacacacacacgcagacaaGCCTAAcctgatgatgatggaaacatttctttctttctttacatgtttttaaaaataatttttggttttcctcctcttcttttcttttctgtgtgtgtgtgtatctctCTTGTTCTAGACCGTCTAGTCGCTCCTACCCCGACATCCTCGATTGCAtgattaacaaacaaaaaaaaaaaaaatttataattcaGCTAGTGATTtaacccacacacacacatatatatatatatattatcaCAATTCTATTctatgtaaaacaaaaacaatttcgcATAAGCTATAACgttggtaaagaaaaaaaaaaaaaatgaattgaacgAATACCAGGAAACGATGCATTTCTTCTCGGCCGGAGTTCCAAAATATTgtatttaaatgaaaaaaaaaaaaaaataataataataatatgaaaAGACATCAGCCATTTTCTTCATATGCGTCATGATGTATCCGTTTTGTGTgtgcaacctttttttttttttttttttcatttctatttttctatctttcattcttctttttttttttttttttttttttttttttctacgtgTACATTTGCGAGAGGAGGTCGAAtcttgtgtttgttttcctccGTTTTCGCTCATCTTCTTCCTCGCTCGGTTGGATTTTGTCACTTTCTCTTTCCCATGCATCGTCAGCCTGAGGAAGAAAATACGAAACGATACCTTTCTCTTTGTTTgatcattattattttattttattttagttatttatttttttttttttttgtttctttttcgtgctATCAACCTCTACTACACTATACATGGAATAAAGTACAACAAATAACTATTTACTATCAACTAGCTTCAAACAATGACTGTGACTTGTTTCAAtatggaaaacaaagaaaaattcgaatgatatcatttttctttttcattcagaTTTCTAATGAACGATCGGCTCACGCCAACGCCCTGGCGTCCATCGTTTggaacttcttcttttttttttttttttttttttttttttttttgctgctgatgcgttcctcttctttttaatttatGTATATTTCCCACTCCTCTGTCTATTCCTCTTTATCCGTTGGGGACGCAGTGCCGCAACGCCGTCATCTCCCGTTCTatcctttgtgtgtgtgcgtgtgtgtgtgttcgttgtgtcgtgcgtgtgtgtgtgtgtgtgtgtccgcGCGTTGGGGTTTATTTAGTCTCCCGTGTAAAACCCCCCTCTCCCCCTTCTTCCGTtcgccatttgttttttgttttttttttcgaccccccccccccctatcgatttttcttgttttatatCCGTCATTTCAATCCTTATTTCCttccttcatttctttttgtaccaTTATGTGGTCGAGTTCgattaatatatatatacatattataattatttctttttctctacgTGTATCCTGAAGGCCATTGGAAAATATTGCGggattatttttatttgcttcttcttctttttcttcttctttttttcccacaatttattttcaaacaccaacgcaaaagaacaaaaaaaacaaaaaaaaaaaaaaaaaaaacaaagcgaTACAAATAGACATTCGCAACGTGCCGGCacctatgttttttttttgtttttttttattattattttaaatatcgACGTGACTATTAAGACCCAACGGGACTGTCACGCTGTTCGGTCCAATGAGCAGTTAGCGATGCAGCGTCGGTTTTCCTATTGTGCGTGAtgcgtcttttttctttccttaacaCTCctgggtattttttttttttttttttaattattattatagttttaactactttttttattatcattaaacGCGCGAGAGAGGCTATTGAATAAAATGCGGAACcgttaaacaattttttttatgaaacaaaaaaaaaaaaagaacaaaagaattgcGAAGCGCGTGATGCCTGGGTATTGGGTTGCAATGGGGCGTGTAGACCGGAAAGGTGAACGAATGTCGgtacaaagagaaagaaaaaaaaaaaggggcaaaacaaaaaaaaacaaaaaaaaaaaaaaaatctagtcaGGATTATATACTGAACGGGTCACACGTGACACAATAACAAACGGGAACTCGGCTGATTACATCCGCCCAAATGCCctactttgttttcttctttttctttttttgtttcttattagATTAAATCTTGATTGTTCGTACCGCGGAATTGAAGACGAAAGATAGCGGGcggtttcccattttttttttttttttttttttaggtgggGAAATGTAAAGCGACAAGGGGCgaaggagaaagagagagaaggaagcaaaacaaaacaaaaaaaaaaaaaacttgttgggTGTGCGCATCCGGATCGATCGATACATCCGTTGGTGGAAGCAGAAAAGAGGAAGGATTGA is a genomic window containing:
- the LOC130691219 gene encoding IQ motif and SEC7 domain-containing protein 1-like; translation: MTVATAIDNNPKAVTTKMLICISGFVVGTAEMVVSGDGNYASSSNGQCLLHVRSRLQQQLLSPQQQQHQQQQQMTSANGTCTAALMKKTLPVRPGDDVVKRTRSMNVYEMSQDLLDKQIELLERKYGGRGRANNAARIIQRAFRHYSMRRKFATITAMAKADQRRLSRRLHSELVDSAWSCPSNGHDASNDPMSSASMAAAASSAMTSTAADDSVARAEYVIRTNFAALVRELNEEGVRSSSRSVAAARHHQQQQQQVRMSPQHHQHFYHHHHHHHQHFYHHQHSHHQNHSSAGHAYQYQHSFDLSQYHHAHFQGASSPPPSAVLTNGVAAAGPVPSVSHSPYGSHHHHHHHHNHHQQQQQQQQQHHHNHSSHNNNSNNNHSQGQQQQLANAQQHGEFRRSDSKSSTGPASASKRVPPEVPRRTSSALSTKSPLAPASQGSLAHDSHHPRQQPQQRSQTPGLPDGARPYPPTVELAASSAAAGSSERRTSNLSAEHSTSEDSLEGAGYSNIFWSENGGTGHHNHAATSASSHAHSSPVPFPTAPYDRLNAGPTPQAVATPASAASSQPTTPAQAKVLESIRKRQYRVGLNLFNKKPERGVAYLTQKGFLEASPRAVAKFFISRKGVSKQMIGEYLGNLQNPFNMAALDFFIEELDFAGLDIDVALRRFQTYFRMPGEAQKIERLMEVFGQRYCQCNPQVVARLRNPDTVFILAFAVIMLNTDLHTPSIKADKRMKLEDFIKNLRGIDDGANVDQDVLVGIYERVKATEFKPGADHVTQVLKVQQSIVGKKPNLVLPHRRLVCYCRLYEVADAGRRERPGLHQREVFLFNDILVVTKIFSKKKNGVTYSFRQSFQLAGLNVSYFESHHYPFGIRLSQRVDGRTLIMFNARNDHDRAKFCEDLREAILEMDEMENLRIEGELDKQRSAARISRAPTTPTSHQPPTATLLAANGVGGANTSLLASGRDNRDSGVADMDHNGSVTTLEETCTPIARRTSNGVGHQRSVVIRDATGRSEATLKRTTLSNSLLDIHDPAERYQRRGSVGSLDSGMSISFQSSTTNSTMSRDSSPKNLQHQQPPVSAATGKVRGLQHQSSFLGNIFHKARERKNSRGSDCANAAAAPTAVNVNVTVVTGTPAKQPPPANGSYPTPHCTDV